In a genomic window of uncultured Flavobacterium sp.:
- a CDS encoding HAD family phosphatase, with protein MKQQCVIFDMDGVISHTNPHHVKAFEAFFDKYQIPYTNEEFEEHMYGKHNSYIMSHFFKRPIAGEELIKLEDEKEAMFREIYKDKVDTIPHYLEFLSELKSRGFKTAVATSAPRANLDLIINALKIADKMDSMMSSEDVTFHKPNPEVYLKSAERVGVSPSDCVVFEDSFSGVTAGLNAGMKVVGVLSTHTKEYLPPCSFYINDYSEINVDKVIELLKS; from the coding sequence ATGAAGCAGCAATGTGTTATTTTTGATATGGATGGAGTGATTTCTCACACGAATCCGCATCATGTGAAGGCTTTCGAGGCGTTTTTCGATAAATATCAAATTCCTTATACCAACGAAGAATTTGAAGAACATATGTACGGAAAACACAATAGTTATATCATGTCGCATTTCTTTAAGCGTCCAATTGCGGGAGAAGAACTAATAAAACTCGAAGACGAAAAAGAAGCAATGTTTCGCGAGATTTACAAAGACAAAGTCGATACGATTCCGCATTATTTGGAGTTTTTAAGCGAGTTGAAATCCCGAGGTTTTAAAACTGCCGTTGCAACATCGGCGCCACGTGCGAATCTTGATTTGATTATAAATGCATTGAAAATCGCAGACAAAATGGATTCTATGATGTCAAGTGAAGACGTAACGTTTCATAAACCAAATCCCGAAGTATATCTAAAATCTGCAGAACGTGTTGGAGTTTCTCCGTCGGATTGTGTGGTTTTCGAAGATTCTTTTTCGGGCGTTACAGCGGGGCTAAATGCAGGAATGAAAGTTGTTGGCGTATTAAGTACGCATACAAAAGAATATTTGCCTCCGTGTAGTTTTTATATCAACGATTACAGCGAAATTAATGTCGATAAAGTAATTGAGCTATTAAAAAGTTAA
- a CDS encoding carboxypeptidase-like regulatory domain-containing protein — translation MKNLIFLLMFSSLYSQTGTFKGHVLDRNDHIDFPGVSVEILQKNKTIAKTQTDYYGNFSFNNLNFGAYQLKLAYVVYLPSIQDLNFTTTDTIFEFSYPQPCPESSNVCPINSSDKLIPIVYGLPSKKTFKESKRGKVKLGGCVVTMCDPKWYCKKHKISL, via the coding sequence ATGAAAAACCTAATCTTTCTTTTAATGTTTTCTTCCCTTTATTCACAAACCGGAACTTTTAAAGGACATGTATTAGACAGAAATGACCATATTGATTTTCCTGGAGTAAGTGTTGAAATATTACAGAAAAATAAAACTATTGCTAAAACTCAAACGGATTATTACGGTAACTTTTCTTTTAATAATTTAAATTTTGGCGCATATCAGCTAAAACTCGCATATGTTGTATATCTACCATCAATTCAAGATTTAAATTTTACTACAACTGATACTATTTTCGAATTTTCTTATCCACAACCATGTCCGGAATCTTCAAATGTTTGCCCAATAAACAGCTCCGATAAATTAATCCCAATTGTATATGGACTTCCCAGCAAAAAAACATTTAAAGAATCAAAAAGAGGAAAAGTTAAATTAGGAGGCTGCGTCGTTACGATGTGCGACCCAAAATGGTATTGTAAAAAACATAAAATTTCACTTTAA
- a CDS encoding helix-turn-helix transcriptional regulator, whose product MDISEETFIANLGIHIRQLREKKNMSQQDLANDSEIPKSQVARIERAEINTGIRTLVKIANALDIEPKELLDFPLK is encoded by the coding sequence ATGGATATTTCAGAAGAAACTTTTATTGCAAATCTTGGGATTCACATAAGACAATTACGTGAAAAGAAAAATATGTCGCAACAAGACTTAGCGAATGACTCCGAAATTCCCAAATCCCAAGTAGCAAGAATAGAAAGAGCAGAAATAAATACCGGAATAAGAACTCTTGTAAAAATTGCTAATGCTTTAGACATTGAACCTAAAGAATTGCTTGATTTTCCTTTAAAATAA
- a CDS encoding dipeptidase, whose amino-acid sequence MENIKSYVQQHKDRFINELIELLKIPSVSADTAYSQDVIDTAEAVKESLTKAGCDFVEICDTPGYPIIYGEKIIDPNLPTVLVYGHYDVQPPDPIELWTSPPFEPVIKKTEIHPEGAIFARGACDDKGQMYMHVKALELMVQTNTLPCNVKFMIEGEEEVGSASLAWFVERNQEKLKNDVILISDTGMISNQQPSITTGLRGLSYVEVEVTGPNRDLHSGLYGGAVANPINVLAKMIASLHDEDNHITIPGFYDNVQELSLEERAEMAKAPFSLEKYKKALDLNDVYGEKGYLTNERNSIRPTLDVNGIWGGYQGEGAKTVIASKAFAKISMRLVPNQDWHEITELFTKHFTSIAPSGVTVKVTPHHGGQGYVTPIDSVGYQAANKAYTETFGVPAIPVRSGGSIPIVALFEKELKSKTILMGFGLDSDAIHSPNEHFGIFNFLKGIETIPLFYKYFVELSK is encoded by the coding sequence ATGGAAAATATTAAGTCATACGTTCAACAACATAAAGATCGGTTTATCAATGAATTGATCGAATTATTGAAAATTCCGTCGGTAAGTGCCGACACTGCATATTCGCAAGATGTGATCGATACTGCAGAAGCTGTTAAGGAAAGTTTAACAAAAGCAGGCTGTGATTTTGTCGAAATTTGCGATACTCCGGGCTATCCAATCATTTATGGAGAGAAAATAATCGACCCAAATTTACCTACAGTTCTAGTTTACGGACATTATGATGTTCAACCACCAGATCCTATCGAATTATGGACATCGCCACCATTCGAACCCGTAATCAAAAAAACAGAAATTCATCCAGAAGGCGCAATTTTTGCTCGTGGAGCATGCGATGACAAAGGACAAATGTACATGCACGTAAAAGCGCTTGAACTTATGGTGCAAACCAATACTTTGCCTTGTAACGTAAAATTCATGATCGAAGGCGAAGAAGAAGTAGGTTCAGCAAGTTTGGCTTGGTTTGTAGAACGCAATCAAGAGAAACTGAAAAACGACGTAATTCTTATTTCAGATACCGGAATGATCTCTAATCAACAACCGTCGATTACGACAGGTTTACGTGGTTTGAGTTATGTAGAGGTAGAAGTTACTGGGCCAAATCGTGATTTGCATTCAGGATTATACGGTGGAGCAGTGGCGAACCCAATTAATGTTTTGGCAAAAATGATCGCTTCTTTGCATGACGAAGACAATCATATTACGATTCCTGGTTTCTACGATAACGTACAGGAATTATCTCTTGAAGAAAGAGCCGAAATGGCAAAAGCGCCTTTCAGCTTAGAAAAATATAAAAAAGCTTTAGACCTAAACGATGTGTATGGCGAAAAAGGATATTTAACCAACGAACGCAACTCGATTCGTCCAACATTAGACGTAAACGGAATCTGGGGCGGATATCAAGGCGAAGGAGCGAAAACCGTTATTGCGAGTAAAGCTTTTGCTAAAATCTCAATGCGTTTAGTTCCAAATCAGGATTGGCATGAAATCACAGAGCTTTTTACTAAACATTTCACAAGCATTGCACCGTCTGGAGTTACAGTAAAAGTAACGCCACATCACGGTGGACAAGGTTATGTTACGCCAATTGACAGCGTTGGATATCAGGCAGCAAACAAAGCGTATACAGAAACGTTTGGAGTTCCTGCAATTCCTGTTCGTTCAGGCGGAAGTATTCCGATTGTAGCTTTATTCGAAAAAGAATTAAAAAGCAAAACAATCCTTATGGGCTTTGGTTTAGACAGCGATGCAATTCACTCGCCAAACGAGCACTTTGGAATCTTCAATTTCTTAAAAGGAATCGAAACTATTCCGTTGTTTTACAAATATTTTGTAGAGCTTTCTAAGTAA
- a CDS encoding saccharopine dehydrogenase C-terminal domain-containing protein, translating to MRSILIIGAGRSASSLIRYLLSKSESENLHLIVADLSLALAEKKTQKHPNATAIALDIFNAPERKAAIEKASIVISMLPAHLHIEIAKDCLEFKKHLVTASYISDAMQALDEKAKKNNLIFMNEIGLDPGIDHMSAMKVIDEIRAKGGKMLLFESFCGGLVAPESDNNLWNYKFTWAPRNVVLAGQGGAAKFIQEGTYKYIPYGALFRRTEFLEVEDYGKFEAYSNRDSLKYRSIYGLDDILTLYRGTIRRVGYSKAWNMFVQLGMTDDSYTMEGSENMSYREFVNSFLPYHPTDSVEIKMRLILKIDQDDIMWDKLLELDLFNPEKKVNLPNATPAQILEKILSDSWTLEPNDKDMIVMYHKFGYELNGEKKQIDSKMVCIGDDQTYTAMAKTVGLPVAMATLLILNKKITTPGVQLPIKEEVYQPILKELEEYGVVFNEQIMPYFGYNPDLF from the coding sequence ATGAGAAGCATTTTAATTATTGGAGCAGGCAGATCTGCATCGTCATTGATACGATATTTGTTATCTAAATCTGAAAGTGAAAATCTACATCTTATAGTAGCCGATCTTTCTTTGGCTCTAGCCGAAAAAAAGACGCAGAAACACCCCAATGCAACTGCAATAGCTTTAGATATTTTTAATGCTCCCGAAAGAAAAGCTGCTATAGAAAAAGCTTCTATTGTAATCTCGATGTTGCCGGCACATTTGCATATCGAAATTGCCAAAGACTGTTTAGAATTTAAAAAACACCTTGTAACTGCATCTTATATAAGTGATGCAATGCAAGCCCTGGATGAAAAAGCCAAGAAAAATAACTTGATTTTCATGAACGAAATTGGTCTCGATCCTGGAATCGACCATATGAGCGCCATGAAAGTTATTGACGAAATTAGAGCAAAAGGTGGCAAAATGTTACTTTTTGAATCGTTTTGCGGTGGTTTAGTTGCACCAGAATCTGATAATAATTTATGGAATTACAAGTTTACCTGGGCGCCTAGAAATGTTGTTTTGGCCGGACAAGGCGGAGCAGCAAAATTTATTCAGGAAGGAACTTATAAATATATTCCGTATGGAGCTTTATTTCGCAGAACTGAGTTTCTAGAAGTTGAAGATTACGGCAAATTTGAAGCTTATTCGAACCGCGATTCTCTTAAATACAGATCGATTTATGGTTTAGATGATATTCTTACCTTATATAGAGGAACAATTCGAAGAGTTGGTTACTCAAAAGCATGGAATATGTTTGTGCAATTGGGTATGACGGATGATAGTTATACCATGGAAGGTTCAGAAAACATGAGTTACCGCGAGTTCGTGAATTCATTCCTGCCTTATCATCCAACGGATTCTGTAGAAATTAAAATGAGATTGATTTTAAAAATCGATCAGGACGATATTATGTGGGATAAACTTCTTGAATTGGATTTATTTAATCCTGAGAAAAAAGTAAATCTGCCAAATGCAACTCCGGCTCAGATATTAGAAAAAATACTTTCGGACAGTTGGACGCTTGAACCAAATGACAAAGATATGATTGTAATGTATCATAAGTTTGGCTACGAACTTAATGGCGAGAAAAAGCAAATTGACTCAAAAATGGTTTGCATTGGCGACGATCAAACGTATACGGCAATGGCAAAAACGGTTGGATTACCGGTTGCAATGGCGACATTATTGATTTTGAATAAAAAAATTACAACTCCTGGCGTACAACTTCCTATAAAAGAAGAAGTGTATCAACCAATTTTGAAGGAGTTAGAAGAATATGGGGTTGTTTTTAACGAACAGATTATGCCCTATTTTGGATACAATCCGGATTTGTTCTAA
- a CDS encoding DUF423 domain-containing protein, which produces MERRIVLTGAFIGMLAIILGAFGAHLLKKYLSVEELNTFEVGVRYQMYHALFLFFLSTRKDIAEKTLKTIYNLVVAGVVLFSGSIYLLATKSISSFDFKIIVFATPLGGFLLIIAWALLFVTILRRKS; this is translated from the coding sequence ATGGAAAGAAGAATTGTTTTAACAGGAGCTTTTATCGGAATGTTAGCTATTATTTTAGGTGCTTTTGGAGCTCATTTATTAAAGAAGTATTTATCTGTCGAAGAATTAAATACCTTTGAAGTTGGTGTTCGTTATCAAATGTATCATGCACTCTTTTTATTCTTTTTATCTACCAGAAAAGACATCGCCGAAAAAACCTTAAAAACAATCTATAATTTAGTTGTTGCCGGTGTAGTTCTTTTTAGTGGTTCAATCTATTTATTGGCTACAAAAAGTATAAGCTCATTTGATTTTAAAATTATCGTATTCGCAACACCTTTAGGCGGTTTCTTATTAATTATTGCTTGGGCGTTATTATTTGTTACGATTTTGAGGAGAAAATCATAA
- the pckA gene encoding phosphoenolpyruvate carboxykinase (ATP), which produces MDSHTVFTQSISLNDLGIENAKVRYQLSADELHAITLQSGQGVENSTGALAINTGEFTGRSPQDRFIVKDSITEDQVWWGNVNIPFSTEAFEKLYNKVTKFLSDKEVFVRDSYVCSDANYRLNVRVVTETAWSNLFCYNMFLRPEESELANFTPEWTVICAPSFMADPAVDGTRQSNFAILDFTKKVALIGGTGYTGEMKKGIFSALNFILPVFKNTLPMHCSANVGEAGDTAIFFGLSGTGKTTLSADPERKLIGDDEHGWTAENTVFNFEGGCYAKVINLTEENEPDIFRAIKKGALLENVVFKPGTNEVDYDDVSITQNTRVSYPITHIDNIQPGSIGHNPKNIFFLTADSFGILPPISKLTPGQAAYHFISGYTAKVAGTEAGVTEPQPNFSACFGAPFMPLHPTRYAEMLTKKMKDTDVKVWLINTGWTGGAYGTGTRMKLKYTRAMITAALKGELDNVEYKNHAVFGIAKPQSCPNVPTEILNPRNTWEDKDLYDKKAIELAQKFKANFAKFEEFANAEILAGAPITE; this is translated from the coding sequence ATGGACAGTCACACAGTTTTCACGCAATCGATTTCGCTAAATGATTTAGGAATTGAAAATGCAAAAGTTCGCTACCAATTATCTGCAGATGAATTGCATGCGATTACTTTGCAATCAGGCCAAGGTGTTGAGAACTCTACTGGAGCTTTGGCAATTAATACAGGTGAATTTACAGGACGTTCTCCACAAGATCGTTTCATTGTAAAAGATAGTATAACTGAAGATCAGGTTTGGTGGGGAAATGTCAATATTCCATTTTCAACAGAAGCTTTCGAAAAATTATACAATAAGGTAACTAAGTTTTTATCAGACAAAGAAGTTTTTGTACGTGATTCTTATGTTTGTTCAGATGCAAATTATAGATTAAATGTTCGTGTTGTTACAGAAACAGCTTGGTCAAACTTATTTTGCTATAATATGTTCTTAAGACCAGAAGAGTCTGAACTTGCAAACTTTACGCCAGAATGGACAGTGATTTGTGCGCCAAGTTTTATGGCAGATCCTGCTGTAGACGGAACACGTCAGTCTAATTTTGCTATTTTGGACTTTACTAAAAAAGTTGCCCTTATTGGAGGAACTGGTTATACAGGAGAAATGAAAAAAGGAATTTTTTCTGCTTTAAATTTCATTCTGCCAGTTTTCAAAAATACTTTACCAATGCACTGTAGTGCAAATGTTGGAGAAGCTGGAGATACTGCAATTTTCTTTGGATTATCAGGAACAGGAAAAACAACTTTATCAGCAGATCCGGAACGTAAGTTAATTGGAGATGATGAGCACGGTTGGACTGCAGAAAATACAGTTTTCAACTTTGAAGGTGGTTGTTATGCAAAAGTGATTAATTTAACGGAAGAAAACGAACCGGACATTTTTAGAGCGATCAAAAAAGGAGCTCTTTTAGAAAATGTAGTTTTCAAACCGGGAACAAACGAAGTTGATTATGATGATGTTTCGATCACACAAAATACTCGTGTAAGTTATCCAATAACGCATATTGATAATATTCAGCCGGGATCTATTGGACATAATCCTAAAAATATATTTTTCTTAACGGCAGATTCTTTCGGAATTTTGCCTCCAATCTCAAAACTAACTCCAGGTCAGGCTGCTTATCATTTTATTTCAGGATATACGGCAAAAGTTGCAGGAACTGAAGCAGGAGTTACAGAACCACAACCTAATTTCTCAGCTTGTTTTGGAGCGCCATTTATGCCGTTACACCCAACACGATATGCAGAAATGCTAACTAAAAAAATGAAAGACACAGATGTAAAAGTTTGGTTGATCAATACTGGTTGGACAGGTGGAGCATACGGAACCGGAACTCGTATGAAGTTGAAATATACTCGTGCAATGATTACAGCTGCCTTAAAAGGAGAATTGGACAATGTAGAATATAAAAATCATGCAGTATTTGGAATTGCAAAACCACAATCTTGCCCAAATGTTCCAACTGAAATTTTAAATCCTAGAAATACTTGGGAAGACAAAGATTTATACGATAAAAAAGCAATAGAATTGGCTCAAAAATTCAAAGCTAATTTTGCCAAATTTGAAGAATTTGCAAATGCCGAAATCTTGGCAGGCGCACCGATTACAGAATAA
- a CDS encoding phytase, whose protein sequence is MKNKFILTFLLSSVLFIACKDDKLAPIAANAVKPTVVTEALPHDTDDPSIWIHPTDASKSIIVGTDKDTDGGLYAFDLKGKIITKSEVLKRPNNVDIAYGLVIDGKKVDVAVTTERESNKIRIFSLPDLKAIDNGGIAVFEGEELRDPMGIALYTRKSDNKIFAIVGRKSGPSGSYLWQYELSGNGKFATAKVVRKFGAYSGKKEIEAIAVDNELGTVLYCDEQFGIRKYKADPALNDNKEIALFGKTGFKADNEGIAIYKKTDSTGYILVSNQQANTFMVYPREGAKGNPNNYPLLAEIPTSTIECDGADASNINLGGNFKNGLLVAMSNGMTFHYYAWDLIQARIDAKK, encoded by the coding sequence ATGAAAAATAAATTTATACTTACTTTTTTACTTTCGAGCGTTTTATTCATCGCTTGTAAAGATGATAAATTAGCACCAATTGCTGCAAATGCTGTAAAACCAACCGTTGTTACCGAAGCTTTACCTCACGATACTGATGATCCTTCGATTTGGATTCACCCAACAGATGCTTCAAAAAGTATTATTGTAGGAACTGATAAAGACACAGATGGCGGTTTGTATGCTTTTGATTTAAAGGGAAAAATCATTACAAAATCAGAAGTTTTAAAACGTCCGAATAACGTTGATATTGCTTATGGTTTAGTAATCGACGGAAAAAAAGTAGACGTTGCTGTAACTACAGAACGTGAATCTAATAAAATAAGAATCTTTAGTTTACCTGATTTAAAAGCTATTGATAATGGCGGAATTGCTGTTTTTGAAGGTGAAGAATTACGCGACCCAATGGGAATTGCTTTATATACCAGAAAAAGTGATAATAAAATATTTGCAATAGTAGGTAGAAAATCCGGACCATCAGGAAGCTATTTGTGGCAATATGAACTTTCTGGAAATGGCAAATTTGCTACTGCAAAAGTGGTTCGTAAATTTGGCGCTTATAGCGGAAAAAAAGAAATCGAAGCCATTGCGGTTGATAACGAATTAGGAACTGTTTTATATTGCGACGAACAATTCGGGATCAGAAAATATAAAGCCGATCCTGCTTTAAATGACAACAAAGAAATCGCTCTTTTCGGAAAAACAGGTTTTAAAGCTGATAATGAAGGAATCGCGATTTACAAAAAAACAGATTCTACTGGATATATTTTAGTATCCAATCAACAAGCCAATACTTTTATGGTTTATCCAAGAGAAGGTGCAAAAGGTAATCCGAATAATTATCCTTTGTTAGCAGAAATTCCAACTTCGACTATTGAATGTGACGGCGCTGACGCAAGCAATATAAACTTAGGCGGAAACTTCAAAAATGGTCTTCTTGTAGCCATGAGCAACGGAATGACTTTTCATTATTATGCCTGGGATTTGATTCAAGCTCGCATCGACGCTAAAAAATAG
- a CDS encoding TonB-dependent receptor has translation MKKIYLVVTFMLLAFSGYAQKAIISGKVLDIDDKLPLPGAMIQIVGENKYTISDYNGRFELLNINAGTYKVEVKYIGYTAVTQEITVEQGKNNVIDFALKTSGTELNEVVVGDILKGQAKALNQQKNSKNIGNVISSDQMGRFPDANVGDALKRVPGITMQNDQGEARNIIIRGLAPSLNSVTLNGDRIPSAEGDNRNVQMDLIPSDMISTIEVNKTLTPDMDADAIGGSVNLVTRATPNGERISATLAGGYMPIREHGTYTAGLVYGNRFLDNKLGAVFSGSYNNVDYGSDNIENEWVKDEFGNEYLQASEIRKYDVQRIRRSGSVALDYKFDENNTIFANAIYNWRDDRENRFRTTYDDIEPIYNGEQITGFEGRVKRQTKGGIDNNRNKNRRLEDQRVQNYSIRGEHLINSKLDLDWSANYAKAREYRPEERYIEYRQKGLEMTEDLSDLRFPLITTTGESLDKFKFQSVTENTDETSESEFGAKINIRFPFTIIPSEKGRLRTGLRLRLKEKERNNNFYSYEPINDDIALLSGVPTSYYDGKNFNPGSKYVPGTFASANFLGSLDLNNTALFDKAADPAEFLAVNYNAKESIYAAYVRWDQDFNDKLSMVLGFRVENTHIDYTGNRVLDEEELESQINTTNAYTNVLPSVSFQYNATKDLVLRAAATTALARPNYYALAPYVNNIAADKEISAGNPDLDATYSYNYDFMAENYFKSVGLISGGVFYKRLNDFIYNYSDNQYDSVKFAADFPNQTNPIPVGEKWSFLQSRNGDKVDVYGFEVAFQRQLDFLPGKFLKGFGIYLNYTYTKSKAKGIADEDGNERNNISLPGTTPHMFNGSLSWENKRFSARVSTNFTSDYLDELGSESYKDSYYDKQFFLDANASFKITPKLRLFAEANNLTNQPLRYYQGVEAHTKQAEYYQARYNFGLKLDL, from the coding sequence ATGAAAAAAATTTATTTAGTAGTAACATTCATGCTTTTAGCCTTTTCAGGTTATGCTCAAAAAGCGATAATCTCTGGAAAAGTATTAGACATTGACGACAAACTTCCTTTACCGGGAGCGATGATTCAAATTGTAGGTGAGAACAAATACACAATCTCAGATTACAATGGTCGTTTTGAGTTACTTAACATCAATGCCGGAACTTATAAAGTAGAAGTAAAATATATAGGATATACTGCAGTAACTCAAGAAATCACTGTAGAACAAGGAAAAAATAACGTGATTGATTTTGCGCTTAAAACTTCAGGAACTGAGTTGAATGAGGTTGTTGTTGGAGACATATTAAAAGGTCAGGCAAAAGCGTTGAATCAACAAAAAAACAGTAAAAATATTGGAAACGTAATCTCATCTGATCAAATGGGACGTTTTCCGGATGCGAATGTTGGAGACGCTTTAAAACGTGTTCCGGGTATCACGATGCAAAATGATCAGGGTGAAGCTCGTAATATTATTATTAGAGGTCTTGCTCCGTCATTGAATTCGGTAACTTTAAATGGTGACAGAATCCCATCTGCTGAAGGAGATAATAGAAACGTACAAATGGATTTGATTCCGTCTGATATGATTTCTACGATCGAAGTCAACAAAACTTTAACTCCGGATATGGATGCTGACGCAATTGGAGGTTCTGTAAATTTAGTAACCAGAGCGACTCCAAATGGCGAAAGAATCTCTGCAACTCTTGCCGGAGGTTATATGCCAATTCGTGAGCACGGAACTTATACAGCTGGTTTAGTTTACGGAAATCGCTTTCTGGACAATAAACTTGGTGCAGTTTTCAGCGGATCTTATAATAATGTAGATTACGGATCTGATAACATCGAAAACGAATGGGTAAAAGATGAATTCGGGAATGAGTATTTGCAAGCTTCAGAAATTAGAAAATACGATGTACAGCGTATTCGTCGTAGCGGATCTGTTGCATTAGATTATAAATTTGACGAAAACAATACCATTTTTGCCAACGCGATTTACAATTGGAGAGATGATCGTGAAAACCGTTTCAGAACGACTTATGATGATATTGAACCTATTTATAATGGTGAACAAATCACCGGTTTTGAAGGTCGTGTAAAACGTCAGACAAAAGGTGGAATTGACAATAATCGTAACAAAAATCGAAGATTAGAAGATCAGCGTGTTCAAAATTATTCGATTCGTGGAGAACATTTAATCAACTCTAAACTAGATTTAGACTGGTCTGCAAATTATGCCAAAGCAAGAGAATATCGTCCTGAAGAACGTTATATCGAATACCGTCAAAAAGGTCTTGAAATGACCGAAGATTTGTCTGATCTTAGATTTCCTTTGATTACAACAACCGGAGAATCTTTAGATAAATTCAAATTTCAATCGGTTACAGAAAACACAGATGAAACGAGCGAAAGTGAATTTGGAGCAAAAATTAATATCCGTTTTCCTTTTACAATCATTCCTTCTGAAAAAGGAAGATTAAGAACTGGACTTAGACTTCGTTTGAAAGAAAAAGAAAGAAACAACAACTTCTATTCTTACGAACCAATCAATGACGATATCGCTTTGTTATCTGGAGTTCCAACAAGTTATTATGATGGAAAAAACTTTAATCCGGGAAGTAAATATGTTCCGGGAACTTTTGCTTCGGCAAATTTCTTAGGAAGTTTAGACTTGAATAATACTGCATTATTTGATAAAGCAGCTGATCCTGCAGAATTTTTAGCGGTAAATTATAATGCTAAAGAAAGTATTTATGCTGCTTATGTAAGATGGGATCAGGATTTTAACGACAAATTATCTATGGTTTTAGGTTTTCGTGTAGAGAATACTCACATTGATTATACTGGAAACAGAGTTTTGGATGAAGAAGAATTAGAAAGCCAAATCAACACTACAAATGCATACACAAATGTATTACCAAGTGTTTCGTTTCAATATAATGCTACAAAAGATTTAGTTTTAAGAGCTGCTGCAACAACTGCATTGGCAAGACCAAACTATTATGCATTGGCTCCTTATGTAAATAATATTGCTGCTGACAAAGAAATCAGTGCCGGAAATCCGGATCTTGATGCAACTTACTCTTACAACTATGATTTCATGGCTGAGAATTATTTCAAATCTGTTGGTTTAATTTCAGGAGGTGTTTTCTACAAAAGATTAAATGATTTCATTTACAATTATAGTGATAATCAATATGATTCTGTAAAATTTGCTGCTGATTTCCCAAATCAAACTAACCCAATTCCGGTTGGCGAAAAGTGGTCATTTTTACAATCAAGAAATGGAGATAAAGTTGATGTTTACGGATTTGAAGTTGCATTTCAACGTCAGTTAGACTTCCTTCCGGGGAAATTCCTAAAAGGATTTGGTATCTATTTGAACTACACTTACACTAAATCTAAAGCAAAAGGAATTGCTGACGAAGACGGAAACGAAAGAAATAATATCAGTCTTCCGGGAACAACTCCACATATGTTTAATGGTTCATTGTCATGGGAAAACAAACGTTTTTCTGCGAGAGTTTCAACGAATTTCACTTCAGATTATCTAGATGAATTGGGTTCTGAATCTTACAAAGACAGTTATTATGACAAGCAATTTTTCTTAGATGCAAATGCTTCTTTCAAAATTACCCCAAAACTTCGTCTTTTTGCCGAAGCTAACAACTTAACAAACCAGCCTTTACGTTACTACCAAGGAGTTGAGGCGCACACCAAACAAGCAGAATACTACCAAGCCAGATATAATTTTGGTTTGAAACTTGACTTGTAA